The Mastacembelus armatus chromosome 9, fMasArm1.2, whole genome shotgun sequence genome contains a region encoding:
- the cbwd gene encoding zinc-regulated GTPase metalloprotein activator 1 isoform X2: MEDLVMEDEEEDCPELVPIDTQSAPPAEQIPVTIITGYLGAGKTTLLNYILTEQHNKRIAVILNEFGEGSALEKSLAVSQGGELYEEWLELRNGCLCCSVKDNGLKAIENLMEKKGKFDYILLETTGLADPGAVASMFWVDAELGSDVYLDGIVTVIDAKYGRQQLTEEKPDGLISEAARQVAVADLTIINKTDLVTEEELNQVRDTVRSINGLVKILETQRSRVDLFEVLDLHSFDSKVGTNLAEKFQLMKPPAPHLDKSILTVTFEVTGDLSEDALNVFIQDLLWEKMFKNKKGQPMTVIRLKGIVSLAGKAHQVMLQGVHELYELNDTPQLWEENPRINRLVFIGRNLDKDILQEQIISALMQGGRKN; encoded by the exons ATGGAGGACCTGGTGatggaggacgaggaggaggattGTCCAGAGCTGGTGCCCATTGACACCCAGTCAGCTCCTCCTGCAGAGCAGATACCCGTCACCATCATCACAGGATACCTCG GGGCTGGAAAAACCACACTCCTGAACTACATATTaacagaacaacacaataaGCGGATCGCTGTCATACTCAATGAATTTGGAGAGG GCAGTGCCCTGGAGAAATCTCTTGCAGTGAGCCAGGGCGGGGAGCTGTATGAAGAGTGGCTGGAACTGAGGAATGGCTGCCTTTGCTGCTCAGTAAA GGACAACGGTCTTAAAGCCATTGAGAACCTGatggagaagaaaggaaagttTGACTACATCCTATTAGAAACTACAGGGCTCGCAGACCCAG GAGCTGTGGCCTCCATGTTCTGGGTTGATGCAGAGCTCGGCAGTGACGTCTATTTGGATG GCATCGTCACTGTTATTGATGCCAAATATGGACGACAG CAactaacagaagaaaaaccagATGGACTCATCAGTGAAGCAGCCAG ACAGGTTGCTGTCGCTGATCTGACTATTATCAACAAGACTGACCTGGTGACTGAGGAGGAATTAAACCAAGTCAGAGACACTGTCAG GTCTATAAATGGTCTTGTCAAGATTCTGGAAACCCAGCGATCAAG GGTGGATCTCTTTGAAGTTCTGGATCTGCATTCCTTCGACAGTAAGGTTGGAACAAA TCTAGCAGAGAAGTTCCAGCTCATGAAACCACCAGCACCTCATCTTGACAAG AGTATTTTAACCGTGACATTTGAAGTGACAGGAGATCTCTCTGAGGATGCCTTAAATGTCTTCATCCAG GATCTTCTATGGGAAAAGatgttcaaaaacaaaaaaggacaaCCCATGACCGTCATCCGGTTAAAG GGCATAGTATCACTTGCAGGTAAAGCCCACCAAGTGATGCTGCAGGGGGTCCACGAGCTGTACGAGCTGAATGACACTCCACAGCTTTGGGAGGAGAACCCGCGGATCAACCGGCTGGTCTTTATAG GTAGAAACCTTGATAAAGATATTCTGCAGGAACAGATCATTTCTGCTCTGATGCAGGGTGGCAGGAAAAATTAG
- the cbwd gene encoding zinc-regulated GTPase metalloprotein activator 1 isoform X1 codes for MFDRSLYSVARRQQAVQENIWVKTILFTSTRRESWTNVVSGMEDLVMEDEEEDCPELVPIDTQSAPPAEQIPVTIITGYLGAGKTTLLNYILTEQHNKRIAVILNEFGEGSALEKSLAVSQGGELYEEWLELRNGCLCCSVKDNGLKAIENLMEKKGKFDYILLETTGLADPGAVASMFWVDAELGSDVYLDGIVTVIDAKYGRQQLTEEKPDGLISEAARQVAVADLTIINKTDLVTEEELNQVRDTVRSINGLVKILETQRSRVDLFEVLDLHSFDSKVGTNLAEKFQLMKPPAPHLDKSILTVTFEVTGDLSEDALNVFIQDLLWEKMFKNKKGQPMTVIRLKGIVSLAGKAHQVMLQGVHELYELNDTPQLWEENPRINRLVFIGRNLDKDILQEQIISALMQGGRKN; via the exons AT GTTTGACCGGAGTCTCTACAGCGTAGCACGCCGTCAACAAGCAGTACAGGAAAATATTTGGGTGAAAACGATCTTGTTTACATCTACACGAAGGGAAAGTTGG ACAAACGTTGTTTCTGGCATGGAGGACCTGGTGatggaggacgaggaggaggattGTCCAGAGCTGGTGCCCATTGACACCCAGTCAGCTCCTCCTGCAGAGCAGATACCCGTCACCATCATCACAGGATACCTCG GGGCTGGAAAAACCACACTCCTGAACTACATATTaacagaacaacacaataaGCGGATCGCTGTCATACTCAATGAATTTGGAGAGG GCAGTGCCCTGGAGAAATCTCTTGCAGTGAGCCAGGGCGGGGAGCTGTATGAAGAGTGGCTGGAACTGAGGAATGGCTGCCTTTGCTGCTCAGTAAA GGACAACGGTCTTAAAGCCATTGAGAACCTGatggagaagaaaggaaagttTGACTACATCCTATTAGAAACTACAGGGCTCGCAGACCCAG GAGCTGTGGCCTCCATGTTCTGGGTTGATGCAGAGCTCGGCAGTGACGTCTATTTGGATG GCATCGTCACTGTTATTGATGCCAAATATGGACGACAG CAactaacagaagaaaaaccagATGGACTCATCAGTGAAGCAGCCAG ACAGGTTGCTGTCGCTGATCTGACTATTATCAACAAGACTGACCTGGTGACTGAGGAGGAATTAAACCAAGTCAGAGACACTGTCAG GTCTATAAATGGTCTTGTCAAGATTCTGGAAACCCAGCGATCAAG GGTGGATCTCTTTGAAGTTCTGGATCTGCATTCCTTCGACAGTAAGGTTGGAACAAA TCTAGCAGAGAAGTTCCAGCTCATGAAACCACCAGCACCTCATCTTGACAAG AGTATTTTAACCGTGACATTTGAAGTGACAGGAGATCTCTCTGAGGATGCCTTAAATGTCTTCATCCAG GATCTTCTATGGGAAAAGatgttcaaaaacaaaaaaggacaaCCCATGACCGTCATCCGGTTAAAG GGCATAGTATCACTTGCAGGTAAAGCCCACCAAGTGATGCTGCAGGGGGTCCACGAGCTGTACGAGCTGAATGACACTCCACAGCTTTGGGAGGAGAACCCGCGGATCAACCGGCTGGTCTTTATAG GTAGAAACCTTGATAAAGATATTCTGCAGGAACAGATCATTTCTGCTCTGATGCAGGGTGGCAGGAAAAATTAG